In Spodoptera frugiperda isolate SF20-4 chromosome 31, AGI-APGP_CSIRO_Sfru_2.0, whole genome shotgun sequence, the genomic window GGGGGAGGCAGCGGTGCGCACGATGGCGGGGGGGCGCTGTGCTAGCGCGGCACCCATCGTGATGGGGGTGTCGTCCTCGTCCTCCTCCTCACCTTCTTCCAAGTCCTCGTCAATAGGGGTTAAGACGTCCATAGGTTGCTGCACTTCTTCTTGTTTTCTGAAATTTATAGTGTTTCATTACATAATGTGTTTCTTTTTGTAGTctgtaatttctttttcttgcaTATTCAGTTCAATAATCGAATATTACACGCCTAACCAATCATTAATTACGATCCTACTCTCCATAAGAAAACCATTAGCGACAGTGTAATATCCACTGTTCAAATAACACGattattacaacatttttagtttaattttctcGTTGATCGATGGTGTATTTATAATAGTTTACTACTTCTTATTAAAGCCTTTAAACATTTGAAAGCTCAAGTTCACACTACATGagtttataacataatttaaattaaataaatagtgataTCCCTATAATATACTTTTAGTAagcaaactaataataatatcttacctGCGGAACAGAGGCGCAGCAAAAGACGTGAGAGTACTAGCTAAGAAGAATGCGGCAGCCATGTAGAAGGAAGCATCATAATTCTTAGTAGCGTCGTACACGGCGCCGGCGAGGGGGGAACCTATCATGGCGGCCGCGCCACGGAACAAGATCAGAAGACCGAAGGCATTCGTTAACTTGTCCAGACCTAGTAAGTCTACTAGAATGATCGATGTCAGGGAGATGTAGCCAGCTGGAAAAgagaaatgttaattaaatatcatgtcatcatcatcagccggaaaaaaggtaatttttcacatttcggaacaaaatcatgtCATGGTTGCAAAATTATTGACATAAACTTTTCTTAAAGATCGACTGGAAAATACAATTCAATTAGATTATTTTCTTACATGTTTGTTAGCATGAAAAATAGCTTCAAAATAACCAAAGGTATGTACTCCTCAAATGACCAATGCAGAGATGCATAATGATAAGGTACCTGAGTTATATGCACCAAATTAGTTCTATAAGGAATTGGTTTTCATTGATCAGAGTTTTGAAATTTCATAAAGTTAGAAAAGTATCTAAAGTACTTACATATGGCGATACCAAAAGCGATTGCAATAGCGACGTACGTAGCGTATGTAGTGCAGAAAGGAGTCAGTCCAACTGATATCTGGaacataattacaaacattataagTAATGCgcaaaaaataagatttttatatcattgattttataagtaactagcaaactcggcgaactccgtttcgccacaatttttttttcctgatttttctataaatttatttttctatagattattctttttgctataaacctcacggagcccgagatctttccaacgaatgcaaaaccgtgtaAATCAGTTCGtatgttctggagttatagcgtcaggaaggaaaacccgacttatttttatataatagataaaaaagaaaacttgcGTAAAATTATGAAACCAACTATTATTTATGAGACGCGCGAGTGACGCGAAGGGAAGCCTGCTTCCTTCTTCAGATCTACTATGCGTACGCGAAAATTTCAAGAATACTGATTGAATACATAAAGCATGACTAACACACTTATTTTTGCATTTGTAACATTACTTATTCACAGAAATACGCAAATTAGCAAGACAatacgtatatttttaaaatgtacaaaatattacaagtaaCTTACCGTAGCGATAACAAGGCAGACGTTATTGAGCAACAGCGAGTCCATCCAAGGGAAGTCAGCCACCCAGCCACAGGCGATACGACCGATCGTATTGGTTATACCGATGATTGACAACAGGAACGAAGCTTGAGACGGTTCTACACCCTGGAAAAtgtatacaaacacttattaaatCATTTGTAGGTGATGGATTTTTAGAAAGAAGAAatgccttaataaataaaagcataCGAATTCTTATTCGTATGCTTTTAGCTATATGATGGTACTTATTAACAAGTTTAGATCATATCGACACGACGACAAATCGGGAAAACCAATTGCCTAAAATTTCGTTGATTGAATGATCTCAATTGTGATGGACGAACGTGACCAATAGACATTGCACGTATCGTATGCCAGAAGTAAAACCCAACCACTACCTATCCCAATAATTTGTTAGGtgttatgtgtttgtaaatacacatacaacaaagaaaaaaacttgCAGTCATACTCTCGCTCTCATTTATTTTAGTCAATAATTAGAATGAGAGAGAAAGGGAAGTTCTGATTGACACCAAAAATATGACTACACGCAATATATAGTCCTTTGTGGTTTGTTTACTGGAAACATAaccctttaattttaaaatgtgaaactttgaaaaatatacttacactaAGCCGAGCAGCATCGACGATGTATACAAAAGGTACGTAGAGTCCCGCCATGCCGAATATATTGGAAACTCCGATCAACATGAAGGCTGGGTCGCGTAGTAAGCTTACATCCAACATCGATGATAGGGCTGATTTGAATGAGTCAGGAAGCGACAGACAGGGGCATAGGTCGTattctgaaaatattaaaatatttttttgttaaaatgttagGGTATTTTTGGGCCAATGGCTATTTAACTAAGTGAGCTTAGCAAAGGACGAATTTCGAATAGTAGTAGTAAGATTTTTGGTCCTAAACTACACCACAACTTAATCTAATTCTGTTTCATTCATAGGATCTATTTCAAAAGATCAGGCAGGTAGTAACTAACTTTTGATTACGTAAATATTCACGTATATACgtatacataaaaatacgtatatttATCTGCCAATGCAAATGCACACAACATTTTCATGCCATATAAAGATTGAATATGCAAGCACATGACCTATTCTATGCAAATATTCTATGGTGTCTTGACACAAGTCCAAGTGTGTCAGCGATGAACTCAACCTACTGCCTTAGTTATCATatttacaacattattattacaaattatgtAGTTATTCTGATAAAATATTCTGTACCATCAAAATAGtagaataaaaaatttaataacaccTACAAACTTTGTAATACGCAATATCTATATCTAATCTCTTGTCAGAAACCACAGcctaaaaattaattgaaattatactTACGTTCTTGTCTCTCCAAGTCCCCAGTTTGTCTACTCTGTGGCAGACTCAGTACAGAGTTCCTATATCCTTGCAGGGACTTCTGGCTCTGATACTGAGGTAGATTGAGCACAGATCCTGAATAGAAGATATCTTTCCTGGACATTGGGCGAACCATGCGAGAAGGCTCTTTAGGACCAGACACCGAGAGTTTAGAATTGTACATCATGCTTTCTGTGTCACCctggaaaaagaaaaaatggtttattgtagatataattatgaatgttGCTGTATTGAAGATAATGCGTTATGTTCCATTTGGTTAACATTTTGTTGCCCAACAGGTAAGCGAAAATTTTGAGTTTCTAGATGATAAGTAGCACTTTAAAGTCTACGAGACTTAGATGTAACAATTTTTACCTTTTTAGAGAGTTATAAAAGAGCCATATCGTAATACCAGCCAACTAATGTCACACTTAAGCCATGGTTtagttttcattattattgCTTTGGgtcataaatattcattttaatgcATTTGGATGCAAATTGTTACAGAGAAGATATGGTTTTGGAAGACACTTGTGCTGACCGTGTCATGATTAATGGTACATTGTTTATAGATGTTGTGGCCTTGTTGGCCTCGTAGTTTAGTCTTCTCGTACAAAAGTACagcaatacatatttttgtagcGATGTGAGCTAGTACATAATTTTGATTGCGATATTCTATCTTGATGTATAGTAATCTTTATTAATCAAACCATTATTAACCTTTATTTCGAAAACAAATCTCCTcaaagaccgacaacgcacttgtaatgcctctggtttttcggatgtctatgggcggcgtcgattgcttaccatcaggtgatacatcagCTAGTTAaccggcttatttcataaattaaaaattagagTTTGTGTCCAATATAGAATGGCTAGACTAGACTAAGATAATACAAACTATAAGACGTCGAATTGTCTAGTTACTTCTACAATTTCTTCAAGGGAAAAGCCATGACATAATCTGGTACTTAGTTTCATAACACAAGTCGTGTTTTCCTCCAAATATCAGTCACTAGCTCAAATTCAAAgttaaaatgttctaaaaaaGTCTAGAATGATTGACGACGTGTATATTCGAGTAAACTAATGACatctattttaaaagttttcgcGATATACACAAAGTCTGACACAtattttggactttattacAGAAGTTTAAGATTGAAAATGTTCTAAAGAAAATTGGCAGAAAGGTGTAGCTTGTTTTGCGGTATTTGTACACAGGAACAGTTTTCTTGGATGGTTGCCAGTCGACTATTTGGCAGACAATTACAAAAGTTCAAGGTCACGCGTATTGAGGAACACATTATTATCACATGTCAGTATTATGACCATATGTACGCCCTTGACAACAATTCAGTTGTCATATCTGAACCAGGTCAATTGGTTTGAACTAAATACAATTTCAACACTGACATATTTAGTTGGAATTGGTTAAGTGTTTACATAAATTAGTTGTATTTAGTGTCTGTGTAAACAAAGTACTTTCGTTGTCTAGTGGGAATTACATTTCGGATTTTTTCATCCAAGTCTTACAGAAGGTACTGACTCATgtcaatttctaattattatctacttattGGTTCTAGGACCATATCTAGCTAACATTGATGGAATATCCGTCTGTATAGTGATTAAATTACACTATAAAAGCTGGAAAATCTTGTTCATTATTATGTAGTATGTTTTCCCGCAAAGAATCAGTAGAGTCGTTGTCTAGTATTActtttataaagtaatttacTTTATACTAATAACTTACATCAGCATTCCTGTATTGACTGTTCATTGAAGTTTTGGACGTAGCTTTGATTGCAGCCAGGGACGGTTTGAATctgaaattacaaataaattataattaatacacaCGGAGGTGACTTGTGAGTTTTGTCACGCAGCACGTGGGGAAAACCGAAATGCATTCTGGACTGGACTGagtgatatttaaaataactttgttcTTATTAGGCATCAGGGAATCAAATCACCTGGGTTTGATTATATAGTAAAGGAGGAAGAAGACGGTATACTTTATTAAAACTCATTGttgacaacaaaataaatgaattagtcATCGACACACACACACCCACATGCATTGCACTAACATACAATTAGTTGTTACCCGCTTCTAGTACTTTCCTACATATTCAAAACATACATATGTGACAAATCAACTAACAGAATGACTCATTACAATAAACATGCAAAATTAAACATAACCGATCACCTATAAACACAAAatctaacataaaatatttacatataaagcGTCTCCATTGATTTCTATGTTATGCGGCACTACGCGGCGTGTTCAATCAAAACATTTGTAGAATTAAATCAAATCGTTACGGCGCCATTCATGCTTGTGTTCTCCAATCAATTCTACTATTGACCGTCTGTCGTTATACACTGACAATTGATCTtgagaaatgaaaataaaaacatggatTGCTAATGCGCAATTTTTAAGGCAACGTTTAGACAATAGTAGGAGAATTGATAGGAGTGTAGTGCGTTAATAAATCGATCTACTTTCAtggaaatatttgaaaagcTAACTACGGTTTACTAATAAACTGTGcatctacaaacaaacaaattgaaCCACACAACACATAACATTAAGTTTGGACTGTCAACTGAGCGGTATAAAGTgcgaaaataaaacttaaaaccgATAGTATAACCCCATCTCAAAATATCTTGATTTCGTTATAGTGCACTTGATACAACTCAGTTAACATTCAGGACTTTCTAGAACAGTGGTAAACTAACTTCTCTTGGCTCAACACccaaacataaaaatgtaaatgaatacTGTGTAACACACAATATAGGTCTCTGTCTAAAGTAAACTTTGGCTCGATTGTTGGCTAGACAATGTTGCTCATCAGTTTCTCTCGAGGGCTCGAGTATGAGCCCCAAAgtgtgaaactagtcgagttgccTCGAAGAGTGCAAATGTTACGAGTGCAAAGAAAGTCTTACAAAGAAAAGTTAGCCCACCACAGTTCTAGAACATAGTACTAGTTACTTCCACCACCGAACATCCCACGAAGACCAGACCCTTGACCAGCGTaccctataaaaaaaaaactatctactACCTATCACCGGACCTGTCGCCAGTGCTCTGTTTGCGCTGCCTGTCGAAGAATGGTACGGAGCCGTTCTTGGGCAGACCCGGCGCATGCGCACTGAACGCGGGGGATGATACGTTGCGGGACATCAACTGCTGTTGCGGGTTTACTGTTACGTTGCCGTTTTCGCCCTGGAACAGAAAGAGTAAggttaagttacatttttataatagtcGTTTATAAACTGAAAAACAAAGTATGTATTAATAATGGTTATGGAAAAGAAAGGATTAATAACgggttatttaaaaatgaaagcATTTGTGTCGACTATACTGACACTTGAGCCGCAGAAGATCtgaccgggctccggctcgaggaGCAGTAATAGAaacagggtgggttttagtcagtaagagtctgacactccctctcgcctcactccaGGTGGAAGATCtgaccgggctccggctcgaggaGCAGTAATAGAaacagggtgggttttagtcagtaagagtctgacactccctctcgcctcactccaGGTGGGTGGATGGGGGAtttcattggattattttccaccctcaaaaaagtaGGAAATGTCTGTTAATGAAGCTTTCAGGTCGTTGCACCTCCTATATTATATGCGTAAAGAGAAGAATGAGCTACCACTCTACTGTTCGATTTTTAGTGAATGTAGATTTTATGATCAAGTGTGAATAGTTTTATTGGGTTTTCATTTGATAATTTTCGGTTTCCCCTTTGTATTTTGATGCAAAACAACAATACTATCAGTTAATTCATAAAATAGTTTCCTCTATCTAGAATCTTAATATAAAACAgattaaagttataaataaagaacTAAGTAAtttatcacatattttttaaatgatatattGCTATATTGGTAGGTATGTTTGACAAAAATTCCCCAATAGCACTTATCATATAAACATTTATCACTCGGTTGGAGAATTTGAGTCACGTGcgtattgaatttattttaatcagaaTAACACCTACATATTACTGGACAATGTGATTGTTTGTAATTTGACTCACTGTCTAGttatatcgttttatttatgttatttatatgtataatatgaatttttatttacattacaatgtaTAATGTTGTGTTGACTTGGTATTATGACTAAATAAtgcagttttatttgtttaatgttgtGAAAAAAGTTagaatcttatttttattacatattattattcatttactttCCACATTAGCCAGAAAGTTACAATTTGATATtgaattaataaagaaatcaatCCCATAATTATGACTATATTTTATTCTGTATCTTTTAACTAAAAAACGAAGCAGCACAGcatcattaataaaaatgtcacttCACCGTTTCCGGCAAAGTATAATATGGTCGATTCCATATTAGGTTTGACTCCAAGTccaaaatatatctacatactGTTAGGCTAGACATAAAGTTTCTTGTTATTATAACACCATTATCATCAAATGATATAACTTGTATTGAACTAGAATCAGTTTGATCTCATTCTTCAGAATTAAATTAGAGTTATGAGACATGGAGGTATAGACACCCAGAGAATATTCAAGtaggtacgttgccggcctttaaaaagGAGAACGCCATTTTCTTGGAGATTCCAACCGCCGGGAGAAAATTAACAATATACATCCTAGCCTCATAAAGCAGACTAATCAATTAGAGCTACAAACTGAAACTTAGATTgctaattaacatttaaataagaaaacttACACCCAACGTTGATTAATATTCTCTAAAGGGTAAGGAATGCGTCTACCGTAACTTAATGCTGTATTTTCTTTACATTACAACTTGGTGTAAACAGTTACATAAGACTTTTAATTACAGaatagaaatattttcaaaaacaaaatatgtgcTTAAAACAGGAAgaagtaaaatacatttatgtttatgtgcgttttatatattttaaacgtaTAGATGTTAGTTAATTGTACGCAGACTCGTGCACtgttattaaatgctaagaacGAGTGTCATCACATTAATATATTCGCACGTTTCTTGCCGACTCATGTCTGTCCTAGCTAGAATCGTGCGATCTTACTGAAGGACTTTCAAAGGCATTTTCTACGCAGCCAACGTCCGCAGACAACGTCCCAGACCTGcctcaataatatttatttttaaactttatttctcCTCCTTTACACTGGGTTTTCCTAAAACAAATCTTGCATGTAATGAACAAAGAGGTCGACTCAGAgaaactaagaaaatatttgtttcgtgCGTAATGTTCCACAAATCGTCCAACGTACCTACGCTTTGTTATGAGCACAGGTATGTATTACAGGTAATTTAAAGTAAGTTAATGTAAAAATTTCGTTCTGGGTCAATGGCCTTTAGTACCTTATTATTACCTGCATATCTATAAGGGTAGatttaaagatttatatttaaagtccTGTTGAATAATTTTGATACAGGGACTGTGTATGTCACACATGGATCAAATTAGCCTGGTCGTGTAATACCAGTGCACCGCCCACATAAATATCTTTGACCCGTGGAACTGTGAAACACGTGTAGAGAAGTACATAACATACGTTACTTGCATTCTCGCAAGTGTAAATATTTGCTGGCAAATGGTGTGCTACTATGTTATATGATTTGATCATTTGTGAGCATGTAAGGGTATGTCCAACAAACTTCAGAGTAATGATGTTTGATTTTACTCGTATTCTGAGTGATATATTATGAAACTCATAGGGGGAGGTCTATCTTAGGGTTgacatgatgatgatgttagTTTTTATATCTCAAGACTGTgacatcatacatacatacataaccttacctCTGTCTCCCATGGGTATGGGCAGAGAATAtgcaacgccaattgctacgaatcttacacacttctttcgcttcatcaacagcaACAATCATGAGTCTTTTTTATGCATATTCgtcagttaagggtacttttaattgtCACATTACAGGCTATTAATGAtgataatgtataaaaaaatacataccttCTTTTTCTCCTCGCCATCATCAGCAACTTTAGCCTCAGTGATTGTGGGTAAAGTAGGCACAGTCGGTACTCCAGGCATATTAGGAACAGTCGGTACTCGCGCCAACGCTTCCAAGTTTAGCGAAGAGTGCACTCCAGGATCAATGTTTAGCGGCGCCTGGTAATAACAACTTTATGTTCAGTAATCAAGGTCGATTTTAGTTTGGGAAGTCATACTTCGAATTGTGGAGTTAAGTCCTTTTGGAAGAGATAGGTAAACGTTACTTAAATTGCACTTTCATGCAATTGCCATGTATTTGCATCTGTGTTTTGAATTAATGGACACCGTAGCGATGATAGAAATGTTTAAGTTTGACTAAAGCACACTTTTAGTAACGTTTACTTATTTCGACCTTAAATCTCGGAGtaacttattttctttattattgtcTCTCCTGTTTATAACCCTTTTAGTTATATTGtatcattaaaatttcattCTAATTTACTActgaattaaattgaattttgtataaCGCGGACGGATTAAATTTCGAGGTATGACTGTAACACAaccacggagcaaatcttttcATTCGCTCCATGATTCCAACTACCAATCGGTAGACTTCATGCACCACAATATCCAATGCGATAGTAGAATTTGAAAGATAGCATTCACAGAAAATGTTCGCGTGCTTCCCGTACAGGTAGGAAAGTTTGTGGAATTACAATCAATACCAGACTACTCACTTAGCGATAATAACAGCGACAAAGAAAGGGGAATAAAGCTTGCCAATCGTACGAAGCCATTGCCCTCAATATGGCATACAAATGCTGCATAATATATGAACATTGTCCACAAAAGGAGGCGACTTGTTAAatcaatttcattataaaatattaatatcttttgTCAATTTGTGATTGTCATCTATTATGCAGCATTATAAGGCTCcagcataaataaaattttgctatTAGTTCTAGCTAATCTAACATCgatcaaaactaaaaatattagggTTGAAATGTGCTAAGACCATCAAAAGCCAATTTTTCTAATGATTCGCACTTTGGAAGGATAAAGGCGTAAAAGATTTGtccaatttatatattttcatgcaattttatttcaatttcaatttatacCCAAAATGGACCGCATGATAATACCATGTGTAAAATAATCTTATAGGCTCTACATGatccacaaaaaaatattcgaaatatGAAAGTGTGTGAGTgaaatt contains:
- the LOC118275973 gene encoding monocarboxylate transporter 3 isoform X9, yielding MTKTESETSCEEAARLTAEGAAADADDDEAYDYGALPPPPDGGYGWVVVFASFMCNMIVDGIAYTFGIFLPELVTYFGEGKGTVAWVGSLLSGFYLAAGPVVSALCNKFGCRAVCVAGSFVAAAAFVLSTFSKSVTMMMITYGLIGGLGFGMIYLPSVVAVGYYFESRRSLATGIAVCGSGVGTFSFAPLAALLLNEFGSWQNANLLLAGLILNCAVFGALMRPLVYPKTSGEKPLLQRMAEEKRLQMERGSIGGSYFVVQLPDGTMEKRLKVNVVDDTAPLNIDPGVHSSLNLEALARVPTVPNMPGVPTVPTLPTITEAKVADDGEEKKKGENGNVTVNPQQQLMSRNVSSPAFSAHAPGLPKNGSVPFFDRQRKQSTGDRSGDRFKPSLAAIKATSKTSMNSQYRNADGDTESMMYNSKLSVSGPKEPSRMVRPMSRKDIFYSGSVLNLPQYQSQKSLQGYRNSVLSLPQSRQTGDLERQEQYDLCPCLSLPDSFKSALSSMLDVSLLRDPAFMLIGVSNIFGMAGLYVPFVYIVDAARLSGVEPSQASFLLSIIGITNTIGRIACGWVADFPWMDSLLLNNVCLVIATISVGLTPFCTTYATYVAIAIAFGIAISGYISLTSIILVDLLGLDKLTNAFGLLILFRGAAAMIGSPLAGAVYDATKNYDASFYMAAAFFLASTLTSFAAPLFRRKQEEVQQPMDVLTPIDEDLEEGEEEDEDDTPITMGAALAQRPPAIVRTAASPSDPPSPDQPTPQRESVL
- the LOC118275973 gene encoding monocarboxylate transporter 3 isoform X7, with protein sequence MSKVSLNNVPSNPRINRLRTFSRTESETSCEEAARLTAEGAAADADDDEAYDYGALPPPPDGGYGWVVVFASFMCNMIVDGIAYTFGIFLPELVTYFGEGKGTVAWVGSLLSGFYLAAGPVVSALCNKFGCRAVCVAGSFVAAAAFVLSTFSKSVTMMMITYGLIGGLGFGMIYLPSVVAVGYYFESRRSLATGIAVCGSGVGTFSFAPLAALLLNEFGSWQNANLLLAGLILNCAVFGALMRPLVYPKTSGEKPLLQRMAEEKRLQMERGSIGGSYFVVQLPDGTMEKRLKAPLNIDPGVHSSLNLEALARVPTVPNMPGVPTVPTLPTITEAKVADDGEEKKKGENGNVTVNPQQQLMSRNVSSPAFSAHAPGLPKNGSVPFFDRQRKQSTGDRFKPSLAAIKATSKTSMNSQYRNADGDTESMMYNSKLSVSGPKEPSRMVRPMSRKDIFYSGSVLNLPQYQSQKSLQGYRNSVLSLPQSRQTGDLERQEQYDLCPCLSLPDSFKSALSSMLDVSLLRDPAFMLIGVSNIFGMAGLYVPFVYIVDAARLSGVEPSQASFLLSIIGITNTIGRIACGWVADFPWMDSLLLNNVCLVIATISVGLTPFCTTYATYVAIAIAFGIAISGYISLTSIILVDLLGLDKLTNAFGLLILFRGAAAMIGSPLAGAVYDATKNYDASFYMAAAFFLASTLTSFAAPLFRRKQEEVQQPMDVLTPIDEDLEEGEEEDEDDTPITMGAALAQRPPAIVRTAASPSDPPSPDQPTPQRESVL
- the LOC118275973 gene encoding monocarboxylate transporter 3 isoform X6, producing MEMVIVPPPPPPTLEKTESETSCEEAARLTAEGAAADADDDEAYDYGALPPPPDGGYGWVVVFASFMCNMIVDGIAYTFGIFLPELVTYFGEGKGTVAWVGSLLSGFYLAAGPVVSALCNKFGCRAVCVAGSFVAAAAFVLSTFSKSVTMMMITYGLIGGLGFGMIYLPSVVAVGYYFESRRSLATGIAVCGSGVGTFSFAPLAALLLNEFGSWQNANLLLAGLILNCAVFGALMRPLVYPKTSGEKPLLQRMAEEKRLQMERGSIGGSYFVVQLPDGTMEKRLKVNVVDDTAPLNIDPGVHSSLNLEALARVPTVPNMPGVPTVPTLPTITEAKVADDGEEKKKGENGNVTVNPQQQLMSRNVSSPAFSAHAPGLPKNGSVPFFDRQRKQSTGDRSGDRFKPSLAAIKATSKTSMNSQYRNADGDTESMMYNSKLSVSGPKEPSRMVRPMSRKDIFYSGSVLNLPQYQSQKSLQGYRNSVLSLPQSRQTGDLERQEQYDLCPCLSLPDSFKSALSSMLDVSLLRDPAFMLIGVSNIFGMAGLYVPFVYIVDAARLSGVEPSQASFLLSIIGITNTIGRIACGWVADFPWMDSLLLNNVCLVIATISVGLTPFCTTYATYVAIAIAFGIAISGYISLTSIILVDLLGLDKLTNAFGLLILFRGAAAMIGSPLAGAVYDATKNYDASFYMAAAFFLASTLTSFAAPLFRRKQEEVQQPMDVLTPIDEDLEEGEEEDEDDTPITMGAALAQRPPAIVRTAASPSDPPSPDQPTPQRESVL